Proteins encoded in a region of the Uloborus diversus isolate 005 chromosome 1, Udiv.v.3.1, whole genome shotgun sequence genome:
- the LOC129234289 gene encoding uncharacterized protein LOC129234289 has protein sequence MPRKFLTLEAALGYFHSLSDSELDDEHEHDLCILLPDKHASLSDEEHINDEALNEVYPKDVCGHVDLMLSDEDTGSNSSDDQLHNSGYQKGNTTSCSTPKAKKRKQEPYPSWKKYAKFEENLPGKKLEKLTEKFPKLQAMDLLQVFFKIRLLDYMQHLADILTLSEGVKQT, from the coding sequence ATGCCTCGCAAGTTTTTAACGTTAGAAGCTGCGTTAGGTTATTTCCACAGCTTATCCGACAGCGAACTTGATGACGAACACGAGCATGATCTTTGTATTTTGCTACCTGATAAACACGCGAGTCTGAGTGATGAAGAACACATAAACGATGAagccttaaatgaagtttatccTAAAGATGTCTGCGGCCATGTTGACTTGATGCTTAGCGATGAAGATACAGGTTCAAATAGTTCAGATGATCAGCTTCACAATTCAGGATATCAAAAGGGAAATACAACCTCATGCTCGACTCCAAAAGCAAAGAAGCGGAAACAAGAACCCTATCCCAGTTggaaaaaatatgctaagtttgaagaaaatcttcCGGggaaaaaactcgaaaaattgaCTGAAAAATTCCCCAAGCTTCAGGCAATGGATCTTCTgcaggtattttttaaaatacgtcTTCTGGATTATATGCAACATCTAGCTGATATATTAACTCTCAGTGAAGGTGTCAAGCAGACCTGA